A part of Astyanax mexicanus isolate ESR-SI-001 chromosome 2, AstMex3_surface, whole genome shotgun sequence genomic DNA contains:
- the plekha5 gene encoding pleckstrin homology domain-containing family A member 5 isoform X17, translating into MRTYYFCTDTAKEMESWMKVMTDAALVHTEPVRRLEKVKVDPRSPQELNNMLNHRVLTRPEIQNNERNRESFRQEEKKQKPLEKQPSIREQERSFSSKDSQKEEKISLQRDGQKVSLQRDTERLVLQKDGDRYALQKDGERYTLQKDGEKYLLQKDGQKYTLHKNGERCSLQKDGENVLQKDGGRQKEREKTVLQKDREKPSFQQEGEKYGFQKETSSERPITKINTIKLQPVQSSTSSITSPITPTSAGSSSRQTHTPGPAGPAGGPSQYKAGQVNGEQGAEPDRTLSRSDSMQQLELWVRMQRNRAAPDDDTKSITSYQTLPRNMPSHRAQVVPRYPEGYRTLPRNLLRPDSICSVAGSLYDRALPPANADKRRSMRDDTMWQLYEWQQRQAHSRLGYGTLPSPKTMGRIAESIPSSPSHGSLSLYPSISPNRPFNPFSPINPLTPTNPLNPAPDVSSPVLRGDASIDRRHRAQLAKYSYLPDRRSSTAQNITPQSLQGKTPEELTLLLIKLRRQQAELNSVREHTLAQLMQLNLDTTNPKSEILSHHLQRNLMYMDSQMKENEPIIFMIHTMIENSAPRPQLYQQMSPEDYRENTYPYRPEELDVDTKLSRLCEQGKVVRTQEEKLQQLHREKHTLETALLSASQEIEMSAETSAAVQSVIQQRDVLQSGLLSTCRELSRVNAELDRSWREYDKLEADVTLAKRNLLEQLEALGSPQTEPPSQQHVQIQKELWRIQDVMEALGKNKPKRSTEPSFPGANPISSLQKSEESDSAPPRPPLPQVYEGGDRPSGHAPPCPGSAPPPTPRTTPHRPEDRKAAQRNGAHSGPDYRLYKSEPELTTVAEVDESNGEEKSEQSADKDPPGTKGMPYPVGIVSPRTKSQMPESSTIASYVTLRKNKKPDPRTDRPHSAVEHMVEGARQRMSVEEQMERIRRHQQGALRERERRREEGALSHSHSFTKDHSYYYTLQTCSRSSMSAAEELEGRRKEVLPVGEAELMRRVATPKEKDQTEILKERKSPEIHLLRSPDHLTPLPTENSVQTAVMVRVGTEEEEEEEEEKLSDQNQDQIIKDSFDLTPSKLGTLVSVNSLSSPPASPGSSPPCPQLPDGSHFISATDITEH; encoded by the exons ATGCGCACCTATTATTTCTGCACCGATACGGCAAAAGAGATGGAGTCCTGGATGAAGGTGATGACGGACGCAGCGCTCGTCCACACGGAGCCGGTCCGGAG GTTGGAAAAGGTGAAGGTAGATCCCCGCAGTCCACAGGAGCTTAACAACATGCTGAATCACAGAGTTCTGACCCGACCCGAGATCCAGAACAACGAGAGGAACCGCGAGAGTTTCCGTCAGGAGGAGAAGAAACAGAAACCTCTGGAGAAACAGCCGAGTATCAGAGAGCAGGAGAGAAGCTTCTCCTCTAAAGACTCCCAGAAAGAGGAGAAGATCTCTCTGCAGAGAGACGGACAGAAAGTGTCTCTGcagagagacacggagagactgGTGCTGCAGAAAGACGGGGACAGGTACGCTCTGCAGAAGGACGGAGAACGCTACACCCtccagaaagatggagagaaataCCTGCTGCAGAAAGACGGACAGAAATACACTCTTCATAAAAACGGAGAGAGGTGTTCTCTTCAAAAGGATGGAGAGAACGTTCTGCAGAAAGACGGAGGGAGACAGAAAGAACGAGAGAAGACGGTTCTGCAGAAAGATCGAGAGAAACCCAGTTTTCAGCAGGAAGGAGAGAAATACGGTTTTCAGAAAGAGACGAGTTCAGAGAGACCGATCACCAAAATCAACACCATCAAACTGCAGCCGGTTCagtcctccacctcctccatcaCCTCCCCCATCACCCCCACCTCCGCCGGGTCCTCCTCCCGCCAGACCCACACCCCCGGACCCGCGGGACCAGCAGGAGGTCCCTCTCAGTATAAAGCAGGACAGGTAAACGGGGAGCAGGGCGCTGAGCCTGACAGGACCCTCAGCAGGAGCGACTCCATGCAGCAGCTGGAGCTGTGGGTCCGAATGCAGCGCAACCGAGCCGCACCCGACGACGACACCAAGAG CATCACTTCTTATCAGACGCTGCCGAGGAACATGCCCAGTCACCGGGCGCAGGTGGTGCCGCGCTACCCTGAGGGATACCGGACGCTCCCGCGGAACCTGCTGCGTCCGGACAGTATCTGCAGCGTGGCGGGGTCTCTGTACGACCGGGCGCTGCCACCCGCCAACGCCGACAAGCGCCGCTCCATGCGGGACGACACCATGTGGCAGCTGTACGAGTGGCAGCAGCGGCAGGCGCACAGCCGGCTGGGATACGGGACGCTGCCCAGCCCCAAGACCATGGGGCGCATCGCCGAGTCCATCCCGTCCTCGCCGTCCCACGGCTCCCTGTCCCTGTACCCCTCCATCTCCCCCAACCGCCCCTTTAACCCCTTCAGCCCCATAAACCCCCTAACCCCCACCAACCCCTTAAACCCCGCCCCCGACGTCTCCTCACCCGTCCTCCGCGGAGACGCCAGCATCGACCGCCGCCACAGAGCCCAGCTCGCCAAG TACTCTTACCTGCCTGACCGCAGATCCTCAACAGCTCAGAACATCACACCTCAGTCCCTGCAGGGTAAAACG CCGGAGGAGCTGACCCTGCTGCTGATTAAACTGCGCCGGCAGCAGGCTGAGCTCAACAGCGTCCGAGAGCACACTCTCGCGCAGCTAATGCAGCTTAACCTCGACACCACCAACCCAAAG AGTGAGATTCTCTCCCACCACCTGCAGAGGAATCTCATGTATATGGACAGCCAG ATGAAGGAGAATGAGCCGATAATCTTCATGATTCACACTATGATTGAGAACTCTGCTCCAAGGCCTCAACTATACCAGCAA ATGAGTCCTGAAGATTACAGAGAAAACACTTACCCATACAGACCTGAGGAGCTGGATGTGGAC ACTAAACTGAGTCGACTGTGTGAACAGGGTAAAGTGGTCCGAACCCAAGAGGAGAAACTCCAGCAGCTCCACAGAGAGAAG CACACTCTGGAGACGGCTCTGCTGTCGGCGAGTCAGGAGATCGAGATGAGCGCTGAGACCTCGGCGGCGGTGCAGAGCGTCATACAGCAGCGGGACGTCCTGCAGAGCGGCCTGCTCAGCACCTGCAGAGAACTGTCCCGAGTAAACGCT GAGCTGGATCGGAGCTGGAGAGAGTATGATAAGCTGGAGGCTGATGTTACTCTGGCTAAGAGGAAcctgctggagcagctggaggcTCTCGGGAGTCCACAG ACGGAGCCGCCCAGTCAGCAGCACGTTCAGATTCAGAAGGAGTTGTGGAGAATTCAGGACGTGATGGAGGCGCTCGgtaaaaacaagccaaagagaaGCACAGAACCCA GTTTTCCAGGAGCAAATCCAATCTCCAGCCTTCAGAAAAGTGAG GAGTCCGACTCCGCCCCCCCGCGTCCTCCTCTCCCCCAGGTGTATGAGGGTGGTGATCGCCCGAGCGGGCACGCCCCGCCCTGCCCCGGCTCGGCCCCGCCCCCCACACCTCGCACCACCCCGCACCGGCCGGAGGACCGCAAAGCTGCCCAGAGAAACGGTGCCCACAGC GGTCCGGACTACAGGCTGTATAAGAGTGAGCCGGAGCTCACCACGGTGGCGGAGGTGGACGAGAGTAACGGGGAGGAGAAATCTGAACAGTCTGCTGATAAAGATCCTCCCGGTACTAAAG GAATGCCGTATCCTGTTGGGATCGTGAGCCCCAGGACTAAATCTCAGATGCCGGAGTCCTCCACCATCGCCTCGTACGTCACCCTGAGGAAGAACAAGAAACCTGACCCCAGAACA GACCGCCCCCACAGTGCGGTGGAGCACATGGTGGAGGGAGCTCGGCAGCGGATGAGTGTGGAGGAGCAGATGGAGAGAATCCGGCGGCACCAGCAGGGGGCGCTACGAGAGCgcgagaggaggagagaggagggAGCGCTCTCACACAGTCACTCCTTCACTAAAGACCATTCCTACTACTATACCCTGCAG ACGTGCTCGAGGAGCTCGATGTCGGCAGCTGAAGAGCTGGAGGGCAGAAGGAAGGAGGTGTTACCTGTAGGAGAGGCGGAGCTAATGAGACGAGTGGCCACGCCTAAAGAAAAG GATCAGACTGAGATTCTGAAAGAGAGGAAAAGCCCAGAGATCCACCTGCTGAGATCACCTGACCACCTCACACCCCTCCCCACTGAAAACAG TGTGCAGACAGCAGTAATGGTGCGAGTGGgaacggaggaggaggaggaggaggaagaggaaaagcTCTCTGATCAAAACCAAGATCAAATAATTAAAGACTCGTTTGATCTGACCCCCTCTAAACTCGGGACTCTGGTTTCAG TGAACAGCCTGTCCAGTCCTCCAGCGTCTCCCGGCTCGTCTCCTCCGTGTCCTCAGCTCCCCGACGGATCACACTTCAT ATCAGCCACTGACATCACTGAACATTAG
- the plekha5 gene encoding pleckstrin homology domain-containing family A member 5 isoform X14: MSEASNYTGGSDYTTYPSSPTTSRPSRSSKKVHNFGKRSNSIKRNPNAPVVKSNWLYKQDSAGMKMWKKRWFVLCDMCLFYYRDEKEEGILGSILLPSFHISMLSVDDHISKKYAFKATHPNMRTYYFCTDTAKEMESWMKVMTDAALVHTEPVRRLEKVKVDPRSPQELNNMLNHRVLTRPEIQNNERNRESFRQEEKKQKPLEKQPSIREQERSFSSKDSQKEEKISLQRDGQKVSLQRDTERLVLQKDGDRYALQKDGERYTLQKDGEKYLLQKDGQKYTLHKNGERCSLQKDGENVLQKDGGRQKEREKTVLQKDREKPSFQQEGEKYGFQKETSSERPITKINTIKLQPVQSSTSSITSPITPTSAGSSSRQTHTPGPAGPAGGPSQYKAGQVNGEQGAEPDRTLSRSDSMQQLELWVRMQRNRAAPDDDTKSITSYQTLPRNMPSHRAQVVPRYPEGYRTLPRNLLRPDSICSVAGSLYDRALPPANADKRRSMRDDTMWQLYEWQQRQAHSRLGYGTLPSPKTMGRIAESIPSSPSHGSLSLYPSISPNRPFNPFSPINPLTPTNPLNPAPDVSSPVLRGDASIDRRHRAQLAKYSYLPDRRSSTAQNITPQSLQGKTPEELTLLLIKLRRQQAELNSVREHTLAQLMQLNLDTTNPKSEILSHHLQRNLMYMDSQMKENEPIIFMIHTMIENSAPRPQLYQQMSPEDYRENTYPYRPEELDVDTKLSRLCEQGKVVRTQEEKLQQLHREKHTLETALLSASQEIEMSAETSAAVQSVIQQRDVLQSGLLSTCRELSRVNAELDRSWREYDKLEADVTLAKRNLLEQLEALGSPQTEPPSQQHVQIQKELWRIQDVMEALGKNKPKRSTEPSFPGANPISSLQKSEESDSAPPRPPLPQVYEGGDRPSGHAPPCPGSAPPPTPRTTPHRPEDRKAAQRNGAHSGPDYRLYKSEPELTTVAEVDESNGEEKSEQSADKDPPGTKGMPYPVGIVSPRTKSQMPESSTIASYVTLRKNKKPDPRTDRPHSAVEHMVEGARQRMSVEEQMERIRRHQQGALRERERRREEGALSHSHSFTKDHSYYYTLQTCSRSSMSAAEELEGRRKEVLPVGEAELMRRVATPKEKDQTEILKERKSPEIHLLRSPDHLTPLPTENSVQTAVMVRVGTEEEEEEEEEKLSDQNQDQIIKDSFDLTPSKLGTLVSVNSLSSPPASPGSSPPCPQLPDGSHFISATDITEH; encoded by the exons ATGAGCGAAGCCTCCAACTACACCGGCGGCTCCGACTACACCACCTATCCCAGCAGCCCCACCACCTCCAGA CCGTCAAGATCCTCGAAAAAAGTCCATAATTTTGGGAAGAGGTCCAACTCGATAAAGAGAAACCCGAACGCTCCGGTGGTGAAAAGTAACTGGCTTTACAAACAG GACAGCGCTGGGATGAAGATGTGGAAGAAGAGGTGGTTTGTGCTGTGTGACATGTGTCTCTTCTATTATAGAG ATGAGAAGGAGGAGGGGATTCTGGGAAGTATCCTGTTACCCAGCTTCCACATCTCCATGCTGTCTGTAGACGATCACATCAGCAAGAAATACGCCTTCAAG GCTACACATCCGAACATGCGCACCTATTATTTCTGCACCGATACGGCAAAAGAGATGGAGTCCTGGATGAAGGTGATGACGGACGCAGCGCTCGTCCACACGGAGCCGGTCCGGAG GTTGGAAAAGGTGAAGGTAGATCCCCGCAGTCCACAGGAGCTTAACAACATGCTGAATCACAGAGTTCTGACCCGACCCGAGATCCAGAACAACGAGAGGAACCGCGAGAGTTTCCGTCAGGAGGAGAAGAAACAGAAACCTCTGGAGAAACAGCCGAGTATCAGAGAGCAGGAGAGAAGCTTCTCCTCTAAAGACTCCCAGAAAGAGGAGAAGATCTCTCTGCAGAGAGACGGACAGAAAGTGTCTCTGcagagagacacggagagactgGTGCTGCAGAAAGACGGGGACAGGTACGCTCTGCAGAAGGACGGAGAACGCTACACCCtccagaaagatggagagaaataCCTGCTGCAGAAAGACGGACAGAAATACACTCTTCATAAAAACGGAGAGAGGTGTTCTCTTCAAAAGGATGGAGAGAACGTTCTGCAGAAAGACGGAGGGAGACAGAAAGAACGAGAGAAGACGGTTCTGCAGAAAGATCGAGAGAAACCCAGTTTTCAGCAGGAAGGAGAGAAATACGGTTTTCAGAAAGAGACGAGTTCAGAGAGACCGATCACCAAAATCAACACCATCAAACTGCAGCCGGTTCagtcctccacctcctccatcaCCTCCCCCATCACCCCCACCTCCGCCGGGTCCTCCTCCCGCCAGACCCACACCCCCGGACCCGCGGGACCAGCAGGAGGTCCCTCTCAGTATAAAGCAGGACAGGTAAACGGGGAGCAGGGCGCTGAGCCTGACAGGACCCTCAGCAGGAGCGACTCCATGCAGCAGCTGGAGCTGTGGGTCCGAATGCAGCGCAACCGAGCCGCACCCGACGACGACACCAAGAG CATCACTTCTTATCAGACGCTGCCGAGGAACATGCCCAGTCACCGGGCGCAGGTGGTGCCGCGCTACCCTGAGGGATACCGGACGCTCCCGCGGAACCTGCTGCGTCCGGACAGTATCTGCAGCGTGGCGGGGTCTCTGTACGACCGGGCGCTGCCACCCGCCAACGCCGACAAGCGCCGCTCCATGCGGGACGACACCATGTGGCAGCTGTACGAGTGGCAGCAGCGGCAGGCGCACAGCCGGCTGGGATACGGGACGCTGCCCAGCCCCAAGACCATGGGGCGCATCGCCGAGTCCATCCCGTCCTCGCCGTCCCACGGCTCCCTGTCCCTGTACCCCTCCATCTCCCCCAACCGCCCCTTTAACCCCTTCAGCCCCATAAACCCCCTAACCCCCACCAACCCCTTAAACCCCGCCCCCGACGTCTCCTCACCCGTCCTCCGCGGAGACGCCAGCATCGACCGCCGCCACAGAGCCCAGCTCGCCAAG TACTCTTACCTGCCTGACCGCAGATCCTCAACAGCTCAGAACATCACACCTCAGTCCCTGCAGGGTAAAACG CCGGAGGAGCTGACCCTGCTGCTGATTAAACTGCGCCGGCAGCAGGCTGAGCTCAACAGCGTCCGAGAGCACACTCTCGCGCAGCTAATGCAGCTTAACCTCGACACCACCAACCCAAAG AGTGAGATTCTCTCCCACCACCTGCAGAGGAATCTCATGTATATGGACAGCCAG ATGAAGGAGAATGAGCCGATAATCTTCATGATTCACACTATGATTGAGAACTCTGCTCCAAGGCCTCAACTATACCAGCAA ATGAGTCCTGAAGATTACAGAGAAAACACTTACCCATACAGACCTGAGGAGCTGGATGTGGAC ACTAAACTGAGTCGACTGTGTGAACAGGGTAAAGTGGTCCGAACCCAAGAGGAGAAACTCCAGCAGCTCCACAGAGAGAAG CACACTCTGGAGACGGCTCTGCTGTCGGCGAGTCAGGAGATCGAGATGAGCGCTGAGACCTCGGCGGCGGTGCAGAGCGTCATACAGCAGCGGGACGTCCTGCAGAGCGGCCTGCTCAGCACCTGCAGAGAACTGTCCCGAGTAAACGCT GAGCTGGATCGGAGCTGGAGAGAGTATGATAAGCTGGAGGCTGATGTTACTCTGGCTAAGAGGAAcctgctggagcagctggaggcTCTCGGGAGTCCACAG ACGGAGCCGCCCAGTCAGCAGCACGTTCAGATTCAGAAGGAGTTGTGGAGAATTCAGGACGTGATGGAGGCGCTCGgtaaaaacaagccaaagagaaGCACAGAACCCA GTTTTCCAGGAGCAAATCCAATCTCCAGCCTTCAGAAAAGTGAG GAGTCCGACTCCGCCCCCCCGCGTCCTCCTCTCCCCCAGGTGTATGAGGGTGGTGATCGCCCGAGCGGGCACGCCCCGCCCTGCCCCGGCTCGGCCCCGCCCCCCACACCTCGCACCACCCCGCACCGGCCGGAGGACCGCAAAGCTGCCCAGAGAAACGGTGCCCACAGC GGTCCGGACTACAGGCTGTATAAGAGTGAGCCGGAGCTCACCACGGTGGCGGAGGTGGACGAGAGTAACGGGGAGGAGAAATCTGAACAGTCTGCTGATAAAGATCCTCCCGGTACTAAAG GAATGCCGTATCCTGTTGGGATCGTGAGCCCCAGGACTAAATCTCAGATGCCGGAGTCCTCCACCATCGCCTCGTACGTCACCCTGAGGAAGAACAAGAAACCTGACCCCAGAACA GACCGCCCCCACAGTGCGGTGGAGCACATGGTGGAGGGAGCTCGGCAGCGGATGAGTGTGGAGGAGCAGATGGAGAGAATCCGGCGGCACCAGCAGGGGGCGCTACGAGAGCgcgagaggaggagagaggagggAGCGCTCTCACACAGTCACTCCTTCACTAAAGACCATTCCTACTACTATACCCTGCAG ACGTGCTCGAGGAGCTCGATGTCGGCAGCTGAAGAGCTGGAGGGCAGAAGGAAGGAGGTGTTACCTGTAGGAGAGGCGGAGCTAATGAGACGAGTGGCCACGCCTAAAGAAAAG GATCAGACTGAGATTCTGAAAGAGAGGAAAAGCCCAGAGATCCACCTGCTGAGATCACCTGACCACCTCACACCCCTCCCCACTGAAAACAG TGTGCAGACAGCAGTAATGGTGCGAGTGGgaacggaggaggaggaggaggaggaagaggaaaagcTCTCTGATCAAAACCAAGATCAAATAATTAAAGACTCGTTTGATCTGACCCCCTCTAAACTCGGGACTCTGGTTTCAG TGAACAGCCTGTCCAGTCCTCCAGCGTCTCCCGGCTCGTCTCCTCCGTGTCCTCAGCTCCCCGACGGATCACACTTCAT ATCAGCCACTGACATCACTGAACATTAG